GTTCCCGTTGCTCACATCGTCGATGCGCGTCAGCTCCAGCCGCCGCCATGGTGATGCCGGTGATGAACGACGTGTCCGGCGAGACGAGGAACGCGACGACGACGGCGATTTCGTGTGGTTGGCCCAACCGGCCAAAGGCACTCATGGAATGCATGAGCGACTCGAACGGGACGTCGACCAACGCTGGGTGGATGTAATTCGGGGCGTACGCGGCCACCCGGATAGCGGTGGCGCTGGGCGCGATGGCGTTGATGGTGATGTTCCCCTCGGCAAGTTCGGGCGCGAGATTGCGGACCATCGCTGGAATCGCCGCCTTACTCTCGGCATACATGGCGTGGTGATGCACCGCCAGCCTCGGAGCTGAGCACGATCCGGCTGCCGTCGGTCATCGCGGCCACCGGCGGGCCTGGGTGATGAAGAGTTGACCGGCGACGTTGGCCCGGCAGAGCAGATCGAAGTCGGCCTGGGTGACGGTTCCAGGGCGCCGAAGTGCTCTACACCGGCGTTGCTGACCAACAGGTCCAACCCGCGCCCCGCCTCCCGCATGCTGGCGCGCCGCAACTTAATCCCCGCCTGCACGACAGGCCGCCGCGAGGCGCTTAAATGCCATCCCACTCGGCTCACTGTCCCGGAGATGTCACGGCCGTGAAATCTCCGACTAGAGCCAACCACTGTCACCAGATCGGGCAAGCCTGCCACCTTCGGCTCATCACCACGATGATCAAGTGCGTCACACCGCCACTAGCCGGTTCCGGATGCTGGGCCGGGAAGGCCTTGAGGCGGAAGCCCTCGCGAGCCCAGCCCTGTCACGGTAGGCCGCGGCAGTTTCGTCGCCGCATCGGCATCCCAGCAGCGCGACCGGCTCGTAGCGCGTCGTGGGTCCGGCTGCCATCTGCACGGTGTTCCACCATTCCTTCGTACCCGGCCCAGCCAGACCGAGAACCGGGGTCCGCAGGGTGCACATCGTGGACGCGCACGCGCCGCCGCGGGACTTCGACCTTGAGCCAGTAGCGAAGGCACCCGTTGGAGATGGCTTGGTCGTTGGCGGTACCCACAGCGGGCAAGATCAGCGCATCAGTCTCTGCTGCGGACTCGGACGTGTTCCCGCCGAGGAACGGCTCACGACCCAGCCGACGTCGTTTAAGATCCGTGTCCCAAGTAGCGCAGAAGTAGTGCACCCCCGAAATTGAAAAGCCCCTAACCTTGCGTTTCCGCAGGTCAGGGGCCGTTTCGAGCTGGTGGACGATACTGGGATCGAACCAGTATCAGCGAGATTCTCTCGCGACTGTCCTGATCAGCACTTTCATGCCGATGACCAGCGGTGATGCGAAACAGTAGCAGGGAAACGAGCGGAAATCGACTCCCCTTGATGGAAAGGAATACACTCTCGATTGTCCACATGTGGTCCACGAACGGGGAATCATGGCCAGGCAGAAGCGGCAGTTCGGCGCGATCGAAGTGCTGCCGAGTGGCCGCTACCGGGCGAAGTACCGCGGTCCCGACCGGATGCGGTATGCCGCTCTGCACACCTTCGACACGAAGCTCGACGCTGAAGCGTGGCTGGCGGACGAACGCCGAGCGATCAGTGCTGACACCTGGGTGCCGCCGTCGCAGCGCGCCGCCCGCAGGCGTGAAGTTGAGACGTTCGGCACATACGCCGAGAAGTGGATGCGCCGGCGAGACCTCAAGCCACGCACCGCGCAACATTACCGATCGTTGCTCGACCGACAGATCCTTCCGACGTTCGCTGATGTGTCGTTGAAGGCGATCACGTCCGAGCGAGTCCGCGACTGGCACGCGGATCTCGACCGTGACCGTCCGACACTGCGCGCACACGCGTATTCGCTGCTGAGGACGATCCTGGGAACGGCGGTCACCGACGAGAAGATCCCCGCCAACCCCTGCCACATTCGCGGCGCCGGCGCTGCGAAACGTGCTCGGAGAATCAAGCCGGCAAGTCTTGCCGAACTCGAGACCATCGCGGCGCACCTGCCAGAGCGTTACCGCCCGATGCTGATGCTGTCGGCCTGGTGCGCGTTGCGCTTCGGTGAAGTCACCGAGCTACGGCGCAAGGACGTCGACCTCAAGAACGGCGTCATACATGTTCGACGCGGTGTCGTGCGTGCCGATGGTCAGGTCATCGTCGGCACACCCAAGAGTGACGCCGGGACCCGCGACGTGGCAATCCCTCCTCACCTGATCCCGCTACTGAAGGCGCATCGCGACAGCATGCCGATGCGCGGCCAAGACGCGCTGCTCTTCCCCGCGGCAGACGGCACGTCACACATGGCACCGAGCACGCTCTACGCGGTCTTCTACCCGGCGCGCGCGGCAGCCGGTCGGCCGGACCTTCGCTGGCACGACCTACGCCATACCGGCGCAGTTCTCGCCGCACAAACGGGTGCCACCCTCGCAGAGCTGATGGGCAGACTCGGCCACTCCTCCCCCGCGGCAGCGATGCGCTACCAGCACGCAGCCGGTGAACGAGACGCGGCGATCGCAGCCGCGCTCAGTCGAATCGCCGAGGGGCCACGATGAAACGCTTCGGCCGGTTTCGTTGCGGTCGAGATGACCGGGTGCTGCTCGACCTCATACCCCGCAGCATTCCGAGGGACGCCGAACGTCGCGCGTATGACGCGAGCAGCCACGACCCGATGCACCACCTCGAGTTTGCAGACAAGAACGCGCCCCGTTTGCCGGGCTCGATCGAGTATCGCGACGACGGAAACGTGTTGCGTGGCTGGCGAATCCTGGTGTGCAAGTGCGGTATTCGGTACGCGATCGACAGTCGCGACATATGGCCGCGTGCGCTCGCGGCAGCTCGGCGAGGCGAGGACGTCACCCTGACCGAAGCGGACCGAGACCGCAGCGTGTCGTGAATTCCTTTCCGGCGATTGCCGGATTATGCTGCCGACTGACCGAGAATACCGCTGCCTCGCTCCATTGAGTCCGAGGTCCCGGCAGCACCGGACGGCATCTGCTGCGTGAAACGTCCCGCTCGCCCCACGGGGGCACGGGAGTTGCTATGCCCAAGAACCTCACACGGTCCACGGCCCGGCGTCGATTGACCGCTCAGGAAGCAGCCGAGGAGCTCGGCGTCACAGTCCGCACGGTGCGGAACATGATCGC
This genomic window from Flexivirga oryzae contains:
- a CDS encoding SDR family oxidoreductase — its product is MHHHAMYAESKAAIPAMVRNLAPELAEGNITINAIAPSATAIRVAAYAPNYIHPALVDVPFESLMHSMSAFGRLGQPHEIAVVVAFLVSPDTSFITGITMAAAGADAHRRCEQRERS
- a CDS encoding tyrosine-type recombinase/integrase, coding for MARQKRQFGAIEVLPSGRYRAKYRGPDRMRYAALHTFDTKLDAEAWLADERRAISADTWVPPSQRAARRREVETFGTYAEKWMRRRDLKPRTAQHYRSLLDRQILPTFADVSLKAITSERVRDWHADLDRDRPTLRAHAYSLLRTILGTAVTDEKIPANPCHIRGAGAAKRARRIKPASLAELETIAAHLPERYRPMLMLSAWCALRFGEVTELRRKDVDLKNGVIHVRRGVVRADGQVIVGTPKSDAGTRDVAIPPHLIPLLKAHRDSMPMRGQDALLFPAADGTSHMAPSTLYAVFYPARAAAGRPDLRWHDLRHTGAVLAAQTGATLAELMGRLGHSSPAAAMRYQHAAGERDAAIAAALSRIAEGPR